The following are encoded together in the Nitrososphaerota archaeon genome:
- the xylB gene encoding xylulokinase has protein sequence MHMYLLGIDVGTSGTKSIIFDLNGKIVSKAYIEYPLIFHKHNFIEQNPEIWWDAAIKTIKNAIEKASIKANEINCVGLSGHTNTPSFIDKNGKPLYNSIVWMDRRAEKQANAIREKIGNEKIHKITGVKIDPFYSVYKVLWLKENYPNIIEKIHAILQPKDYIGLKLTGEFFLDKALASSSGYLDINKGEYAYDLLEEIGFPIEKLPKLVLPYEIVGEVNEEASNLTGLKKGTPVVAGSGDVMVNAIGCGTIEVGSAYNKMATASDIVVCIDHPIFDPKTRMVFYNHILPNKWLLVGGSNSGICYRWFRDQFGIIEKEIAKCLNKDPYEIMDAEAESIEPGSNNLIFLPYLTGARSPIWDTNAKGVFLGITLNHGKNHFIRAILEGIAYDVKHRIEIIEKDFGIKINEIRIVGGGGRSNVWRQIMADIYNKPILLPAGSEQECFGAAIIAGYGAKIYKDISKTVKELVPIIDIKEPKKENIEKYAKLFKIYVELYDKLKEVFYSLSH, from the coding sequence ATGCATATGTATTTGCTTGGAATAGATGTTGGCACATCTGGTACAAAATCAATAATATTTGATTTAAATGGAAAAATTGTATCTAAGGCATACATAGAATATCCATTAATATTTCATAAGCATAATTTCATTGAACAAAATCCAGAAATATGGTGGGATGCGGCTATTAAAACAATTAAAAATGCTATAGAAAAAGCATCTATAAAAGCAAATGAGATAAATTGTGTAGGTCTTAGTGGACATACGAATACTCCATCTTTTATAGATAAAAATGGTAAGCCTTTATACAATTCAATAGTATGGATGGATAGGAGAGCTGAAAAACAAGCTAATGCTATACGTGAAAAAATTGGTAATGAGAAAATCCATAAAATTACTGGTGTTAAAATAGATCCATTTTATTCAGTTTATAAAGTATTATGGTTAAAAGAAAATTATCCAAATATAATTGAGAAAATTCATGCAATACTACAACCAAAAGATTATATTGGTTTAAAACTTACTGGAGAATTTTTCCTCGATAAAGCATTAGCATCTTCAAGTGGTTATTTAGATATTAACAAAGGAGAATATGCATATGATTTATTAGAAGAAATAGGTTTTCCAATAGAAAAACTTCCTAAACTTGTACTTCCATATGAAATTGTTGGGGAAGTTAATGAAGAAGCATCAAACTTAACTGGATTAAAAAAAGGAACACCAGTAGTAGCTGGTAGTGGTGATGTAATGGTTAATGCTATTGGTTGTGGAACAATTGAAGTAGGTTCTGCATATAATAAAATGGCTACTGCATCAGATATAGTTGTATGTATAGACCATCCAATTTTTGATCCAAAAACTAGAATGGTTTTTTATAATCATATTTTACCCAATAAATGGCTTCTTGTTGGTGGATCAAATAGTGGCATATGTTATAGATGGTTTAGAGATCAATTTGGAATTATTGAAAAAGAAATAGCAAAATGTTTAAATAAAGACCCTTATGAAATAATGGATGCTGAAGCAGAGAGTATAGAGCCAGGCTCGAATAATTTAATTTTCTTACCTTATTTAACTGGTGCTAGAAGTCCAATATGGGATACAAATGCAAAAGGAGTATTTTTAGGTATTACTTTGAATCATGGGAAAAATCATTTTATACGTGCAATTTTAGAAGGAATTGCATATGATGTGAAGCATCGTATAGAAATTATTGAAAAAGATTTTGGAATTAAAATTAATGAGATAAGGATTGTTGGTGGTGGAGGAAGGTCGAATGTTTGGAGACAAATAATGGCAGATATTTATAATAAGCCAATACTTTTACCTGCAGGAAGTGAACAAGAATGCTTTGGTGCTGCAATTATTGCTGGGTATGGAGCCAAAATATATAAAGATATATCAAAAACTGTTAAAGAATTAGTTCCAATAATTGATATAAAAGAACCAAAAAAAGAAAATATAGAAAAATATGCAAAATTATTTAAAATCTATGTAGAACTTTATGATAAGCTTAAGGAAGTATTTTATTCATTATCTCATTAA
- a CDS encoding ATP-binding cassette domain-containing protein codes for MLFSIETYDLTRIFKSKQSGRINIVKALDNVNLKVSKGELFGLLGPNGAGKTTLIKILCTLLFPTSGKAYVNGYDVLKDASKIREIINVASGGETPGYGILTVKENLWFFSQLYGIPNRIAKERIDELLEIVDLKDKANERLNKLSSGMKQKLNIARSLLNDPQILFLDEPTLGLDVISAHQIREYIKFWIKEKENRTIFLTTHYMAEAEELCDRVAIINEGKIIACDTPENLKKMISKGSSFEIEITYINDEKINLLRNLKGVKALSFYHKIDKSLTIIKIIVENESIISDVISMILNYKSKVISLKKIEPTLETVFMSLVGKGLEND; via the coding sequence ATGTTATTTTCAATTGAAACATATGATTTAACACGTATATTCAAATCTAAGCAAAGTGGTAGGATAAATATTGTAAAAGCTTTAGATAATGTTAATTTAAAAGTTTCTAAAGGAGAACTTTTTGGTTTACTTGGTCCAAATGGAGCTGGGAAAACAACTTTAATAAAAATTCTTTGCACTCTTCTATTTCCTACATCTGGAAAAGCTTATGTAAATGGATATGATGTTCTAAAAGATGCTTCAAAAATTAGAGAAATAATAAATGTTGCTAGTGGAGGAGAAACACCTGGGTATGGAATTTTAACCGTTAAAGAAAATCTATGGTTTTTCTCTCAACTTTATGGAATTCCAAATAGAATAGCTAAAGAAAGAATCGATGAACTTTTAGAAATAGTTGATTTAAAAGATAAAGCTAATGAAAGATTAAATAAACTTTCAAGTGGTATGAAACAAAAATTAAACATAGCTAGGAGCTTACTCAATGATCCTCAAATACTTTTTCTTGATGAGCCTACTCTCGGATTAGATGTTATTTCAGCCCATCAAATAAGAGAATATATTAAATTTTGGATTAAGGAAAAGGAAAATAGAACCATTTTCCTTACAACTCATTATATGGCTGAAGCTGAAGAACTATGTGATAGGGTAGCGATCATAAATGAAGGAAAAATAATAGCGTGTGATACTCCTGAAAATTTAAAGAAAATGATTTCAAAAGGGTCTTCATTTGAAATAGAAATAACATATATCAATGACGAAAAAATTAATTTATTAAGAAATTTAAAAGGTGTTAAAGCACTTTCTTTTTATCATAAAATTGATAAAAGTTTAACTATTATAAAAATTATTGTTGAAAATGAATCAATTATTTCCGATGTTATTTCTATGATTTTAAATTATAAATCAAAAGTAATTTCTCTTAAAAAAATTGAACCTACATTAGAAACAGTTTTTATGTCATTAGTTGGAAAAGGTTTGGAAAATGATTAA
- a CDS encoding flavin reductase family protein, which produces MKKSESNFLKYVDETIKTLNELGLLLVSIDSNGKPNVMTIGWGSIGIIWYKPVFTVLVRPSRYTHKLIEETEDFTINVPKKGMKDIIDFCGSVSGREVDKFKEKNLTPLPSKKVKSPIIAQCPINYECKVIYKTIIDPKIIEKSINSEYYSSGNYHTIFFGEILAIHVDENLIK; this is translated from the coding sequence ATGAAGAAAAGTGAAAGTAATTTTTTAAAATATGTTGATGAAACAATCAAAACTCTTAATGAATTAGGATTGCTATTAGTTTCAATTGATTCAAATGGAAAACCTAATGTCATGACAATTGGATGGGGATCGATTGGAATAATATGGTACAAACCTGTCTTTACAGTTTTAGTTAGACCATCAAGGTACACTCATAAATTAATTGAAGAAACAGAAGATTTTACTATAAATGTTCCTAAAAAAGGTATGAAAGATATAATTGATTTTTGTGGATCAGTATCAGGTAGAGAAGTTGATAAATTTAAAGAAAAGAATTTAACTCCATTACCAAGTAAAAAAGTTAAATCACCAATAATAGCTCAATGCCCAATAAATTATGAATGTAAAGTCATTTATAAAACCATTATTGACCCGAAAATAATTGAAAAAAGCATTAATTCAGAATATTATTCAAGTGGAAATTATCATACAATATTCTTTGGAGAAATATTAGCGATACATGTAGATGAGAACTTAATTAAATAA
- a CDS encoding winged helix-turn-helix transcriptional regulator, translating into MLNKLLIFTLLTIATLMPIKPYYSSTYTVLNIEVYEDGWCEVTHIITNINSEFINISIAKDAEFLLVLDFAEEPLDYELYNGKITIYSENLTGVKIIYYTQSFTSKNTEGVWTFNLLTDANEINIILPRYSTILGFEETPLKIRMENEKISLSFNSKKISFHYIIEPPILKTKTQTKSSETLTTYLKTETKFITQTISNKTTVITSLIIYTLTETIKESITKIETEFGLNIFYIILPLILIAIVLIIILLKKKRETMREYLTEEEEAIINILKKRDGVYQSELIEILNLPKTTVWRHLKRLEKMGKIKIIRKENKNYIVLK; encoded by the coding sequence ATGTTAAATAAGCTTCTTATATTTACTCTTTTAACAATTGCTACACTCATGCCAATAAAACCATATTATTCAAGCACTTATACTGTATTAAATATAGAAGTATATGAAGATGGTTGGTGCGAAGTAACTCATATAATTACTAATATAAATTCGGAATTCATTAATATATCTATTGCTAAAGACGCAGAATTTTTGCTTGTTTTAGATTTTGCTGAAGAACCATTAGATTATGAACTCTATAATGGAAAAATAACTATTTATTCTGAAAATTTAACAGGAGTAAAAATAATATATTATACTCAAAGTTTTACTTCTAAAAATACTGAAGGAGTATGGACATTTAATTTATTAACGGATGCAAATGAAATAAATATAATCCTTCCAAGATATTCTACTATATTAGGATTTGAAGAAACTCCTTTAAAAATAAGAATGGAAAATGAAAAAATCTCTCTTTCATTTAATTCTAAAAAAATATCTTTTCATTATATTATTGAACCACCAATATTAAAAACTAAAACTCAAACAAAGTCTAGTGAAACTTTAACAACTTATCTAAAAACAGAAACTAAATTTATTACCCAAACAATATCGAACAAAACCACTGTTATAACTTCCTTAATCATATATACACTTACTGAAACTATTAAAGAGTCTATAACAAAAATTGAAACTGAATTTGGTTTAAATATATTTTATATAATTTTACCATTAATATTAATCGCAATAGTTTTAATAATTATTTTATTAAAAAAGAAAAGAGAGACTATGCGTGAATATTTAACTGAGGAAGAAGAAGCAATAATAAATATTTTGAAAAAACGTGATGGAGTTTATCAAAGTGAGTTAATAGAAATTCTTAATTTACCAAAAACAACTGTTTGGAGACATTTAAAAAGATTAGAGAAAATGGGAAAAATAAAAATTATAAGAAAAGAAAATAAAAACTATATTGTATTAAAATAA
- a CDS encoding corrinoid protein, translating to MSNLILLNKIAKAVVDLNDKEVKELVEEALKIGVNPIEIIEEGLSKGLKEVGLLYEKGEYYIPHLMIAAEIFKENIEKLKPFLSTKETKSKTLGKVLIGTVKGDLHDLGKNLVAIMLSINGFEVIDLGKDVPTELFIEKIKEHNPDVLGLSALMSTTMYEQKNIIKALEDSGLRSKVKVIVGGAPVTKEWAEEIGADGYAENAIEAVKIVKNLLKKND from the coding sequence TTGTCCAATTTAATTTTACTAAATAAAATTGCTAAAGCAGTTGTGGATTTAAATGATAAAGAAGTAAAAGAACTTGTAGAAGAAGCTTTAAAAATTGGTGTAAACCCTATTGAAATTATTGAAGAAGGTTTATCAAAAGGTTTAAAAGAAGTTGGTTTGCTTTATGAAAAAGGAGAATACTATATACCACATTTAATGATTGCTGCAGAAATTTTTAAAGAAAATATAGAAAAACTAAAACCTTTTTTAAGCACTAAAGAAACAAAAAGTAAAACTCTTGGAAAAGTTTTAATAGGCACTGTGAAGGGAGATTTACATGATCTTGGAAAAAATCTTGTTGCAATAATGCTTTCAATAAATGGCTTTGAAGTAATAGATTTAGGTAAAGACGTGCCAACTGAATTATTCATTGAAAAGATAAAAGAACATAACCCAGATGTGTTAGGATTAAGTGCTTTAATGTCAACAACCATGTATGAACAGAAAAATATTATTAAAGCATTAGAAGATTCAGGTTTAAGAAGTAAAGTAAAAGTAATAGTTGGTGGAGCACCAGTAACTAAAGAATGGGCTGAAGAAATTGGTGCAGATGGTTATGCTGAAAATGCTATTGAAGCTGTTAAAATTGTAAAAAATTTATTAAAAAAGAATGATTAA
- the larA gene encoding nickel-dependent lactate racemase, whose product MEAVQIKYGYNLIKINLPSQIDFYEANMKDFESIKNIEKVLQEKLREPIGTSTLNEIISSNSKIVILVDDYTRATPAYKILPILINEIEKKGVKKGNIEIMFALGTHRKPTIEEVIGKIGEKIYKEYLVSYHDFRNYKNLRYLGKTKFGTPVYINEKALQADLLIGIGMIAPHRVCGFSGGSSIIQPGISGEETTFYTHWLSAQYSGIEILGKIDNPVKNEMNEVASKTNLKFIINVVLNKNNEIVEIFVGDFIKAWRIGAEFSSKVYGVKIPFQADIVIADCPPPSDINMWQASKSIYASELVIKPGGTIILLARCVEGISKEHPEVEKFGYMGFKQVKELVDEGKIKDLTAAAHIAHVGRIIKDKAECILISSGIKKEIAEKIGFKYEENPQKAILKALDKHSKEAKIVILHNAPTILPIL is encoded by the coding sequence ATGGAAGCAGTTCAAATTAAATATGGATATAATTTGATAAAAATCAACTTACCATCACAAATTGATTTTTACGAAGCAAATATGAAAGATTTTGAAAGTATTAAAAATATAGAAAAAGTACTTCAAGAAAAATTAAGGGAACCTATAGGTACTTCAACTTTAAATGAAATCATATCTTCAAATTCTAAAATAGTTATACTGGTTGATGATTATACAAGAGCGACTCCTGCATATAAAATTCTTCCAATTTTAATTAATGAAATTGAAAAGAAAGGTGTAAAAAAAGGAAATATTGAAATTATGTTCGCATTAGGCACTCATAGAAAACCAACTATAGAAGAAGTGATAGGAAAAATTGGAGAAAAAATATATAAAGAATATTTAGTTTCTTATCATGATTTTAGAAATTATAAAAATTTAAGATATCTTGGAAAAACAAAATTTGGAACACCAGTTTATATAAACGAGAAAGCTTTACAAGCAGATTTATTAATTGGGATTGGAATGATAGCTCCTCATAGAGTATGTGGATTTAGCGGGGGCTCATCGATAATACAACCAGGAATATCTGGAGAAGAAACTACTTTTTATACACATTGGTTAAGTGCTCAGTATAGTGGTATTGAAATACTTGGTAAAATAGATAATCCAGTAAAAAATGAAATGAATGAAGTAGCTTCTAAAACAAATTTGAAATTTATTATTAATGTAGTTTTAAATAAAAATAATGAAATAGTTGAAATATTCGTAGGAGATTTTATAAAAGCATGGCGAATAGGTGCTGAATTTTCAAGTAAAGTATATGGAGTTAAAATTCCTTTTCAAGCAGATATAGTTATAGCAGATTGTCCACCACCATCTGATATTAATATGTGGCAAGCAAGTAAATCGATATACGCTTCTGAATTGGTAATTAAACCTGGTGGAACAATTATTCTTTTAGCAAGATGTGTTGAAGGTATTAGTAAGGAGCATCCTGAAGTTGAAAAATTTGGATATATGGGATTTAAGCAAGTAAAAGAATTAGTTGATGAAGGGAAAATAAAAGATTTAACAGCAGCAGCACATATAGCTCATGTTGGAAGAATAATAAAAGATAAGGCTGAGTGTATACTCATTTCAAGCGGTATAAAGAAAGAAATTGCTGAAAAAATAGGATTTAAATATGAAGAAAACCCTCAAAAAGCTATATTAAAAGCATTAGATAAGCATTCTAAAGAAGCAAAAATTGTAATACTTCATAATGCACCAACAATCCTTCCTATTTTATAG
- a CDS encoding uroporphyrinogen decarboxylase family protein: MKPIERLMSAINLSIPDRVPVVPQLTYAASRVTSIKFIDGIKSSEKMAKALLDAYRFYGYDGIYVGWESSFNLVAEAMGCKLKFFEDSPPTVIENIVKNEEDLDKVKIPDPYKDGRLPLNLNALKIVKLNIKDETLIFSYVPSPFTLSSLLMGIESFLTKIIKNPKLIHELNKICLEACKAFAEAKIENGANVITVSDPIASISVISPEMFKDFSKPYLSNILSYIRRKGGIPSLHICGETTPILEQFLEMDTKIVELDSKVDLSIAKNKIGKKICIMGNINTSILRSGKIEEIEMEVKKCIEKAAMNGGYILSSGCEVPIDTPIENIKALVASSKKYGAYTL, translated from the coding sequence TTGAAACCTATAGAAAGATTAATGTCTGCAATCAATTTATCAATTCCAGATAGAGTTCCAGTTGTTCCTCAATTAACTTATGCTGCTTCAAGAGTAACTAGCATTAAATTTATTGATGGAATAAAAAGTTCAGAAAAAATGGCAAAAGCACTTCTAGATGCTTATAGATTTTATGGATATGATGGAATTTATGTTGGATGGGAATCTAGCTTCAATCTTGTTGCTGAAGCAATGGGTTGCAAATTAAAATTTTTTGAAGATTCCCCTCCAACAGTAATAGAAAACATTGTTAAAAATGAAGAAGATTTGGATAAAGTTAAAATTCCAGATCCATATAAAGATGGAAGATTACCATTAAATTTAAACGCTTTAAAAATTGTTAAATTAAATATAAAAGATGAAACATTGATATTTAGCTATGTTCCAAGTCCATTTACTCTTTCAAGTCTTCTTATGGGAATAGAGTCCTTTTTAACAAAAATTATTAAAAATCCTAAATTAATACATGAATTAAATAAAATTTGTTTGGAAGCGTGTAAAGCATTTGCAGAAGCAAAAATAGAAAATGGTGCTAATGTTATTACAGTTTCTGATCCGATAGCTTCTATAAGTGTGATTTCTCCAGAAATGTTTAAAGATTTTTCTAAGCCATATTTATCAAATATTTTGTCATATATAAGAAGAAAAGGAGGCATTCCATCATTACATATATGTGGAGAAACAACTCCAATACTTGAACAATTTTTAGAAATGGATACAAAAATTGTTGAATTAGATAGTAAAGTAGATCTTTCTATAGCAAAAAATAAAATTGGTAAGAAAATATGTATTATGGGAAATATTAATACATCCATCCTTCGTTCTGGAAAAATTGAAGAAATAGAAATGGAAGTAAAAAAATGTATAGAAAAAGCTGCAATGAATGGGGGATATATTCTTAGCTCTGGATGCGAAGTACCAATTGATACTCCAATTGAAAATATTAAAGCTTTAGTTGCATCATCTAAAAAATATGGAGCATATACTTTATAA
- a CDS encoding ABC transporter permease has protein sequence MIKSFIRNLKAIYGRMYVRIIGGNRYLHEIFADALLPLLNLSAYVFVYKAMNTPQDLASFVIIGGVMVTFWLNVLWNMGAQLYWEKEMGNLEIFLLAPISRMAILFGMAIGGMINTSLRALATLILGLYIFNVKFNISDPMLVLIIFILTLIALYALGMLFSSLFLLFGREAWHSANLLQEPIYFLSGIYFPIKYFPFWLQVIASLIPLTIGLDAIRKLIIYGSDFIDIQLHFFLLILFSIILLMLAKFSLNYMEKIAKKEGRLTLRWI, from the coding sequence ATGATTAAATCATTTATAAGAAATTTAAAAGCCATATATGGAAGAATGTATGTAAGGATTATTGGTGGTAATAGATATTTACATGAAATCTTTGCAGATGCTCTTTTGCCATTATTAAATCTTTCAGCATATGTTTTTGTTTATAAAGCTATGAATACACCTCAAGATTTAGCTAGTTTTGTTATTATTGGAGGTGTAATGGTAACATTTTGGTTAAATGTACTATGGAACATGGGTGCTCAATTATATTGGGAAAAAGAAATGGGTAATTTGGAAATTTTCTTATTAGCTCCAATATCAAGAATGGCTATATTATTTGGCATGGCTATAGGAGGCATGATAAATACTTCTCTTAGAGCTTTGGCAACATTAATTTTAGGATTATACATTTTTAATGTTAAATTTAATATAAGTGATCCTATGCTAGTACTTATTATTTTTATATTAACATTAATAGCTCTTTATGCTTTAGGTATGCTTTTTTCCTCTCTTTTCCTATTATTTGGTAGAGAAGCTTGGCACTCAGCAAATCTTTTACAAGAACCAATATACTTTCTTTCAGGAATATACTTTCCAATAAAATATTTTCCATTTTGGCTTCAAGTTATTGCTTCTTTAATACCTCTTACAATTGGTTTAGATGCTATAAGAAAATTAATTATTTATGGGTCTGATTTTATAGATATTCAATTACACTTCTTTTTATTAATTCTCTTTTCTATTATACTATTAATGCTTGCTAAATTCTCTTTAAACTATATGGAAAAAATTGCTAAAAAGGAAGGGAGGTTAACTCTTAGATGGATTTAA
- a CDS encoding trimethylamine methyltransferase family protein, producing the protein MNKFDFSNIKSKLQLLTKEDIEKIHSSAIKILEKTGIMFDNKEALKIFNENGFEVNFEKKIVKINEEAIKEAIIKAPSKIIIYDRNGKEALFLEENNVYYNPGSAAINILDIETNNIRKPTSKDLEKFSILVDSLSYIHAQSTALIVSDVPKIISDRYRLYIILKNAIKPIITGAFTIDGLHDMIRMLNVVTDGKVHEKPIAIFDVCPSPPLMWSEITSQNLIDCARYMVPAEIVPMPLSGATSPVTLAGTIVQHTAEALSGVVLSQIVNPKAPIIYGGSPAIFDMRYGTTPMGAIETIMIDCSYSLIGKYYGLPTHAYLGLSDSKIVDIQAGFESTIGIILGALTGINVISGPGMIDFESCQSMEKLVIDNEVCGMALRLIKGMNVTEDTLAIELIEKIGPGGQFLTSKHTLEWFKKELFIPSGIIDRLERKAWIEKNQKDCIQRAKEIVRKILEENKPKRLEPEKEEELNRIIKNSIKRYEDK; encoded by the coding sequence ATGAATAAATTTGATTTTTCAAATATTAAAAGCAAGTTGCAATTATTAACAAAAGAAGACATTGAAAAAATTCATTCTTCAGCTATTAAAATTTTAGAAAAAACTGGAATAATGTTTGATAATAAAGAAGCTTTAAAAATATTTAATGAAAATGGCTTTGAAGTTAATTTTGAAAAGAAAATTGTTAAAATAAATGAAGAAGCTATTAAAGAAGCAATAATAAAAGCTCCTTCAAAAATAATTATTTATGATAGAAATGGGAAAGAAGCTCTTTTTCTTGAAGAAAATAATGTATACTATAATCCTGGATCTGCTGCAATTAATATTCTTGATATTGAGACAAATAATATTAGAAAACCAACTTCAAAAGATTTAGAAAAATTTTCAATACTTGTTGATTCATTATCATATATACATGCTCAAAGTACTGCATTAATTGTTTCTGACGTTCCTAAAATTATTTCTGATAGATATAGGCTTTATATAATTTTAAAAAATGCTATAAAACCAATTATTACAGGAGCATTTACAATCGATGGATTACATGACATGATTAGAATGCTTAATGTTGTTACTGATGGAAAAGTACATGAAAAACCAATTGCTATATTTGATGTTTGTCCATCTCCTCCATTAATGTGGAGTGAAATTACATCTCAAAATTTAATAGATTGTGCTCGATATATGGTTCCAGCAGAAATAGTTCCAATGCCATTGTCAGGAGCTACAAGTCCAGTAACTTTAGCTGGAACAATTGTTCAACATACTGCTGAAGCTTTAAGTGGAGTAGTTTTATCTCAAATAGTTAATCCTAAAGCACCAATAATTTATGGTGGTTCACCAGCAATATTTGATATGAGGTATGGAACAACTCCAATGGGAGCAATTGAAACAATAATGATCGATTGTTCATATTCTTTAATTGGAAAATACTATGGTTTACCAACGCATGCTTACCTTGGTTTAAGCGATTCGAAAATTGTTGATATTCAAGCAGGTTTTGAATCAACTATTGGAATAATTTTAGGAGCTTTAACTGGAATAAATGTGATATCTGGACCTGGAATGATTGATTTTGAAAGTTGCCAAAGTATGGAAAAGCTTGTGATAGATAATGAAGTATGTGGAATGGCTTTAAGATTAATAAAAGGAATGAATGTTACAGAAGATACGCTTGCTATTGAATTGATAGAAAAAATAGGCCCTGGAGGACAATTTTTAACTTCTAAACATACTCTTGAATGGTTTAAAAAAGAGTTATTCATTCCATCAGGAATAATTGATAGATTAGAAAGGAAAGCATGGATCGAGAAAAATCAAAAAGATTGTATTCAAAGAGCTAAAGAAATAGTGAGGAAAATATTAGAAGAAAATAAACCTAAAAGACTCGAGCCTGAAAAGGAAGAAGAATTAAACAGAATTATAAAAAATTCTATTAAAAGATATGAAGATAAATGA
- a CDS encoding ABC transporter permease: protein MKNLKTFKCAFWLGFKIESNWTDPFLFAIYSLIRPLSSLLIIIFVYIVGALSGYSNPDYATYMVLGNAFFIFAAQAIYGSIWMVHDDREHYQIIKYVYVSPSNFYIYYVGRGAFAFLLSSSISSLITIFVGVMFLGVKIDFLKIDYLFFILNFLISLIGLISLSMILASIGFFTTRTMWSLSEGLAGLFFLFCGILFKPEQFPYPLQIFSYMLPLTYWVSLFRNSLLGLRIESLMNEFIISLGYTIFLLLFSIILFKYSLRIAKKKGIIDAILTF from the coding sequence ATGAAAAATTTGAAAACTTTTAAATGTGCTTTTTGGCTTGGGTTCAAAATAGAGAGTAATTGGACAGATCCTTTCTTATTTGCAATATATTCTTTAATTAGACCTTTATCAAGTTTATTAATAATAATATTCGTATATATTGTTGGAGCATTATCTGGATATAGTAATCCTGATTATGCAACATATATGGTTTTAGGGAATGCATTCTTCATTTTTGCAGCTCAAGCAATTTATGGTTCTATATGGATGGTACATGATGATAGGGAACATTATCAAATAATCAAGTATGTATATGTTTCTCCATCAAATTTCTATATATACTATGTTGGTAGAGGAGCTTTTGCTTTCCTTTTATCATCTTCAATTTCTTCTTTAATTACAATTTTTGTTGGAGTAATGTTCTTAGGAGTTAAAATAGATTTTCTAAAAATAGATTATTTATTTTTCATATTAAATTTTTTAATTAGTTTAATAGGTTTGATTTCTCTTAGTATGATACTTGCTTCTATTGGATTCTTTACAACTAGGACTATGTGGAGTTTATCAGAAGGTTTAGCAGGGCTATTCTTTTTATTCTGCGGAATTCTTTTTAAACCTGAACAATTCCCATATCCTTTGCAAATATTTTCTTATATGCTTCCTTTAACTTATTGGGTCTCTCTTTTCAGAAATTCTTTATTAGGATTAAGAATAGAATCTTTAATGAATGAATTTATTATAAGCTTAGGATATACTATATTTTTATTATTATTTTCAATAATACTCTTTAAATATTCTTTACGTATAGCAAAAAAGAAAGGGATAATAGATGCTATTTTAACATTTTAA